The following coding sequences are from one Ovis canadensis isolate MfBH-ARS-UI-01 breed Bighorn chromosome 7, ARS-UI_OviCan_v2, whole genome shotgun sequence window:
- the DUOX1 gene encoding dual oxidase 1 produces the protein MSFHFALVWTLLVGPWMPVASQNSISWEVQRFDGWYNNLMEHRWGSKGSRLQRLVPASYADGVYQPLGEPHLPNPRALSNTAMRGPAGLASLQNRTVLGVFFGYHVLSDLVSVEKSGCPAEFLNIHIPPGDPVFDRDQSGHVVLPFQRSRWDPETGQSPSNPRDLTNEVTGWLDGSAIYGSSHSWSDELRSFSGGELASGPDPAFPRAAQAPLLMWTPPDPATGRRGPRGLYAFGAERGNREPFLQALGLLWFRYHNLWAQKLASRYPLWGDEELFQHARKRVIATYQNIAMYEWLPSFLRKMPPEYAGYRPFLDPSISPEFLAASEQFFSTMVPPGVYMRNASCHFQGVINRNSSVPRALRVCNSYWSREHPSLQRAEDVDALLLGMASQIAEREDHVVVEDVRDFWPGPLKFSRTDHLASCLLRGRDLGLPSYTKARATLGLPPVTRWQDINPALSGSDGTVLEATAALYNQDLSRLELLPGGLLESHGDPGPLFSTIVLDQFVRLRDGDRYWFENSRNGLFSEREIAEIRNTSLRDVLVAVTKVDPGALQPSVFFWHAGDPCPQPGQLSTEDLPACAPPIMRDYFEGSGFGFGVTIGTLCCFPLVSLLSAWIVAQLRRRNLKRLQGQNRQSIMCEKLVGGIKAIEWQGHKEPCRPVLVHLQPGQIHVVDGRLSVLRTIQLRPPQQVNLILSSNHGRRALLLKIPKEYDLVLLFDLEEERQVMVESLRGALKESGLSFQDWELREQELMRGAVTREQRSHLLETFFRHLFSQVLDIDQADAGALPLDSSQKVQEALTCELSRAEFAESLGLKPQDMFVESMFSLADKDGNGYLSFREFLDILVVFMKGSPEEKSRLMFRMYDSDGNGLISKDEFIRMLRSFIEISNNCLTKTQLAEVVESMFRESGFQDKQELTWEDFHFMLRDHDSELRFTQLCVKGVEVPEVIKDLCRRASYISQEKLCPSLRVSARCSRKHADIEVELTPRRLQCPSDTDPPQEIRRRFGKKVTSFQPLLFTEAHREKFQRSRRHQTVQQFKRFVENYRRHIGCLAVFYAIAGGLFLERAYYYAFAAHHKGITDTTRVGIILSRGTAASISFMFSYILLTMCRNLITFLRETFLNRYVPFDAAVDFHRLIASTAIVLTVLHSAGHVVNVYLFSISPLSVLSCLFPGLFHDNGSEFPQKYYWWFFQTVPGLTGVMLLLILAIMYVFASRHFRRCSFRGFWLTHHLYILLYVLLIIHGSFALIQLPRFHIFFLVPALIYVGDKLVSLSRKKVEISVVKAELLPSGVTHLEFQRPQGFEYKSGQWVRIACLALGTTEYHPFTLTSAPHEETLSLHIRAAGPWTTHLREIYSPPTGDSCAKYPKLYLDGPFGEGHQEWHKFEVSVLVGGGIGVTPFASILKDLVFKSSVSCQVFCKKIYFIWVTRTQRQFEWLADIIREVEENDRQDLVSVHIYITQLAEKFDLRTTMLYICERHFQKVLNRSLFTGLRSITHFGRPPFEAFFNSLQKVHPQVRKIGVFSCGPPGMTKNVEKACQLINRQDRTHFSHHYENF, from the exons GCTCTCGGCTACAGCGTCTGGTCCCAGCTAGCTATGCAGATGGTGTGTACCAGCCCCTGGGAGAGCCTCACCTGCCTAACCCCCGGGCCCTGAGCAACACCGCCATGAGGGGCCCTGCAGGGCTGGCCTCGCTGCAAAACCGCACAGTGTTGGGGGTCTTCTTCG GCTACCACGTGCTGTCGGACCTCGTCAGCGTGGAAAAGTCTGGCTGCCCAGCCGAGTTCCTCAACATCCACATCCCGCCCGGAGACCCGGTGTTCGACCGCGACCAGAGCGGGCACGTGGTCCTGCCCTTCCAGAGGAGCCGCTGGGACCCCGAGACCGGACAGAGCCCCAGCAACCCCCGGGACCTG ACCAACGAGGTGACCGGCTGGCTGGACGGCAGCGCCATCTATGGCTCCTCGCACTCCTGGAGCGACGAGCTGCGGAGCTTCTCCGGGGGGGAACTGGCGTCGGGGCCCGACCCCGCTTTCCCGCGGGCCGCGCAGGCCCCGCTGCTCATGTGGACGCCGCCAGATCCCGCCACTGGCCGCCGCGGGCCGCGGGGGCTATACG CCTTCGGGGCCGAGCGAGGGAACCGCGAGCCCTTCCTGCAGGCGCTGGGTCTGCTCTGGTTCCGCTATCACAACCTGTGGGCGCAGAAGCTGGCCAGCCGGTACCCGCTCTGGGGGGACGAGGAGCTGTTCCAGCACGCGCGCAAGAGGGTCATCGCCACCTACCAG AACATCGCCATGTATGAGTGGCTGCCCAGCTTCCTGCGAAAAATGCCCCCTGAATATGCAG GATACCGCCCTTTCCTGGACCCCAGCATCTCTCCGGAATTCCTGGCTGCCTCTGAGCAGTTCTTCTCCACCATGGTGCCCCCTGGCGTCTACATGAG AAATGCCAGCTGCCACTTCCAGGGGGTCATCAATAGGAACTCAAGTGTCCCCAGAGCTCTCCGGGTCTGCAACAGCTACTGGAGCCGAGAG CACCCCAGCCTACAGAGAGCTGAAGATGTGGATGCACTACTGCTGGGCATGGCCTCCCAGATTGCTGAGCGAGAAGACCATGTGGTGGTGGAGGACGTGCGAG ATTTCTGGCCTGGGCCCCTGAAGTTTTCCCGCACAGACCACCTGGCCAGTTGCCTGCTCCGGGGCCGAGATCTGGGCCTGCCCTCTTACACCAAGGCCAGGGCAACCTTGGGCCTGCCTCCAGTTACCAGATGGCAGGACATCAACCCAGCCCTCTCCGGGAGTGATGGCACT GTGCTGGAGGCCACGGCGGCCCTGTACAACCAGGACCTGTCCCGGCTGGAGCTACTCCCCGGGGGGCTCCTGGAGAGCCACGGAGACCCTGGACCCCTCTTCAGCACCATCGTCCTTGATCAGTTTGTGCGACTGCGGGATGGTGACCGCTACTGGTTTGAGAACAGCAGGAATGG GCTGTTCTCTGAAAGAGAGATTGCAGAGATCAGAAACACTTCCCTACGGGATGTCCTAGTAGCTGTCACCAAGGTGGACCCTGGTGCCCTGCAGCCCAGTGTCTTCTTCTGGCATGCTG GAGACCCCTGCCCACAGCCAGGACAGCTCAGCACTGAAGACCTGCCAGCCTGTGCTCCCCCCATCATGCGGGACTATTTTGAAGGCAGTGGATTTGGCTTCGGGGTCACCATCGGGACTCTGTGCTGCTTCCCCTTGG TGAGCCTGCTCAGTGCCTGGATCGTTGCCCAGCTCCGGAGGAGAAATTTAAAGAGACTCCAGGGCCAAAACCGCCAGAGCATCATGTGTGAGAAGCTCGTGGGGGGCATAAAAG CAATAGAATGGCAGGGCCACAAGGAGCCCTGCCGGCCTGTGCTGGTGCACCTGCAGCCCGGGCAGATCCACGTGGTGGACGGCAGGCTCTCCGTGCTCCGCACCATCCAGCTGCGACCCCCACAGCAGGTCAACCTCATCCTGTCCAGCAACCACGGACGCCGTGCCCTGCTGCTCAAGATCCCCAAGGAGTATGACCTG GTGCTGCTATTTGACCTGGAGGAAGAACGGCAGGTGATGGTGGAGAGCCTGCGGGGCGCTCTGAAGGAGAGTGGGCTGAGCTTCCAGGACTGGGAGCTGCGAGAGCAGGAGTTGATGAGGGGCGCAGTGACACGGGAGCAGAGGAGCCACCTCCTGGAGACCTTTTTCAGGCACCTTTTCTCCCAG GTGCTGGACATCGACCAGGCAGATGCAGGGGCCCTGCCCCTGGACTCATCGCAGAAGGTGCAGGAGGCCCTGACGTGTGAGCTGAGCCGGGCCGAGTTTGCCGAGTCCCTGGGCCTCAAGCCCCAGGACATGTTTGTGGAGTCCATGTTTTCTCTGGCCGACAAAGACGGCAATGGCTACCTGTCCTTCCGGGAGTTCCTCGATATCCTGGTGGTCTTCATGAAag GCTCCCCCGAGGAGAAGTCTCGCCTTATGTTCCGCATGTATGATTCTGATGGGAATGGCCTCATTTCCAAGGATGAGTTCATCAGAATGCTGAG GTCCTTCATCGAGATCTCCAACAACTGCCTGACCAAGACCCAGCTGGCCGAGGTGGTGGAGTCCATGTTCCGGGAGTCAGGCTTCCAGGACAAGCAGGAGCTAACGTGGGAGGACTTCCACTTCATGCTGCGGGACCACGACAGCGAGCTCCGCTTCACGCAGCTCTGTGTCAAAG GGGTGGAGGTACCTGAAGTCATCAAGGACCTCTGCCGGCGAGCCTCCTACATCAGCCAGGAGAAGCTCTG TCCCTCTCTCAGAGTGAGTGCTCGCTGTTCCCGAAAGCATGCTGACATCGAGGTGGAACTGACACCACGGAGACTGCAGTGCCCCAGCGACACAGACCCTCCCCAGGAGATTCGCCGGAGGTTTGGCAAGAA GGTGACATCGTTCCAGCCCCTGCTGTTCACCGAGGCTCACCGAGAGAAGTTTCAGCGCAGCCGTCGTCACCAGACGGTGCAGCAGTTCAAGCGCTTCGTTGAGAACTACCGGCGCCACATCGGCTGCCTGGCGGTGTTCTACGCGATTGCGGGGGGCCTCTTCCTGGAGAGAGCCTACT ACTACGCCTTTGCGGCTCATCACAAGGGCATCACGGACACCACTCGTGTGGGCATCATCCTGTCGCGCGGCACGGCGGCCAGCATCTCCTTCATGTTCTCCTACATCCTGCTCACCATGTGCCGCAACCTCATCACCTTCCTGAGAGAGACCTTCCTCAACCGCTACGTGCCCTTCGACGCCGCCGTGGACTTCCATCGCCTCATTGCCTCTACTGCCATCGTCCTCACAG TATTACACAGTGCAGGCCATGTGGTGAACGTGTACCTCTTCTCCATCAGCCCGCTCAGCGTCCTCTCCTGCCTCTTTCCCGGCCTCTTCCATGACaatgg ATCTGAGTTCCCCCAGAAGTATTACTGGTGGTTCTTCCAGACTGTGCCAG GTCTCACGGGAGTCATGCTGCTCCTGATTCTCGCCATCATGTACGTCTTCGCCTCCCGCCACTTCCGGCGCTGCAGCTTCCGGGGCTTCTGGCTGACCCATCACCTCTACATCCTGCTCTATGTGCTG CTCATCATCCATGGCAGCTTTGCCCTGATCCAGCTACCCCGTTTCCACATCTTCTTCCTGGTCCCAGCACTTATCTATGTGGGGGACAAGCTGGTGAGCTTGAGCCGGAAGAAGGTGGAGATCAGCGTGGTGAAGGCGGAGCTGCTGCCTTCAG GAGTGACCCACCTGGAGTTCCAGCGGCCCCAAGGCTTTGAGTACAAGTCAGGACAGTGGGTGCGGATCGCCTGCCTGGCTCTGGGGACCACCGAGTACCACCCCTTCACGCTGACATCAGCACCCCACGAGGAGACGCTTAGCCTGCATATCCGGGCAGCGGGGCCCTGGACGACCCACCTCAGGGAGATCTACTCACCTCCAACGGGTGACAGCTGTGCCAAATATCCAAAG CTGTACCTCGATGGGCCATTTGGAGAGGGCCACCAAGAGTGGCATAAGTTTGAGGTGTCAGTGCTGGTGGGAGGGGGCATTGGGGTCACCCCCTTTGCCTCCATCCTCAAAGACCTGGTCTTCAAGTCATCAGTCAGCTGCCAAGTGTTCTGTAAGAAG ATCTACTTCATCTGGGTGACGAGGACCCAGCGGCAGTTTGAGTGGCTGGCTGACATCATCCGGGAGGTGGAGGAGAATGACCGCCAGGACCTCGTGTCCGTGCACATCTACATCACCCAGCTGGCTGAGAAGTTCGACCTCAGGACCACCATGCTG TACATCTGTGAGCGGCACTTCCAGAAGGTGCTGAACCGGAGTCTGTTCACGGGCTTGCGCTCCATCACCCACTTTGGCCGCCCCCCCTTCGAGGCATTCTTCAACTCTCTGCAGAAGGTCCATCCACAG GTCCGGAAGATTGGGGTGTTCAGCTGCGGCCCCCCTGGCATGACCAAGAATGTAGAAAAGGCTTGTCAGCTTATCAACAGGCAGGATAGGACTCATTTCTCCCACCATTATGAGaacttctag